From Myxococcales bacterium, a single genomic window includes:
- a CDS encoding S46 family peptidase: MGRRSSTSAFFSLFILASCTDKPAVAPPPAPPSAASSEPAPGLSPVAHPSFENLGGMWLPKQLESQLDTLKKLGLALDPKKLVDPMAYPLGAVVSLGGCSASFVSPEGLIVTNHHCATGALGYNSTPAENLLKNGYLAKTRTDEKWSGPTARVYVTRSFSDVSDFMRAGLEQIKDDKARQESLETREKELIAKCEQQPSVRCDVASYFGGGQYLLIEKLEIKDVRLVYAPKESVGNFGGEIDNWRWPRHGGDFAFLRAYVGKDGKPADYSPDNVAYQPSMHLRLAERGLGAGDLVFVAGYPGRTMRLSTAEETSEAVDWYYPKRMRLFEDYLALIERVGKEDADAAIKARPLERGLANALTYTKGSLEGLTKGGAAELRKKREAELKTWIAAEPERQKRFGEVLPRLEQHFAERRKYRELSYALSELERMVSLLGAAHTIVRMAEERPKADAKRKLDYQARNWARLEQEQQALEKRYSRKLDVAELELALARVERQADDNAKKRLLPIFLGKAAPTEKNIQFAATRLYKETKLEDAKTRVKLLKSAKLAELVASRDPIVRLAVALRPLFKERDDHNDAETGALSLIRPLYVAALREHSKTPIAPDANGTLRVTYGTVRGYRPTQGAPIYTPFTTLKELVAKATTEEPFDAPPRLLELARAGKHGPYADSRVGGLPVDFLADLDITGGNSGSPTLNARGELVGLAFDGNYEAMASDWVFMPEITRSIHVDVRYMLWVMDAVDGADHLLREMGRQPAL, from the coding sequence ATGGGGCGTCGCTCATCCACTTCCGCGTTTTTCTCCCTGTTCATCCTGGCGAGCTGTACCGACAAACCCGCCGTCGCACCGCCGCCCGCTCCGCCCTCGGCTGCATCGAGCGAGCCGGCACCAGGCCTGTCGCCCGTCGCGCACCCGAGCTTCGAGAACCTGGGGGGCATGTGGCTGCCGAAGCAGCTCGAATCCCAGCTCGACACGCTGAAGAAGCTCGGGCTCGCGCTCGACCCCAAAAAGTTGGTCGACCCCATGGCGTATCCGCTCGGCGCCGTCGTCAGCTTGGGCGGATGTTCCGCGAGCTTCGTCTCGCCGGAGGGGCTGATCGTCACCAACCACCACTGCGCGACGGGTGCGCTGGGGTACAACTCGACGCCGGCGGAGAACCTGCTGAAGAACGGTTATCTGGCCAAGACTCGTACGGACGAGAAGTGGAGCGGACCCACCGCGCGAGTGTACGTGACTCGCTCGTTCAGCGACGTCTCGGACTTCATGCGCGCAGGCCTCGAGCAGATCAAGGACGACAAAGCCCGACAGGAGAGCCTGGAGACTCGAGAAAAGGAGTTGATCGCAAAGTGCGAGCAGCAGCCGAGTGTGCGTTGTGACGTTGCGAGTTACTTCGGCGGCGGACAGTACCTTCTGATCGAGAAGCTCGAGATCAAGGACGTCCGCCTGGTCTACGCGCCCAAAGAGAGCGTGGGTAACTTCGGCGGGGAGATCGACAATTGGCGCTGGCCGCGACACGGTGGTGATTTTGCGTTCCTGCGGGCGTACGTGGGCAAGGACGGCAAACCCGCCGACTACTCGCCGGACAACGTGGCGTATCAGCCGAGCATGCACCTGCGCCTGGCCGAGCGCGGCCTGGGCGCCGGTGATCTGGTGTTCGTGGCGGGTTATCCCGGGCGGACCATGCGCCTCAGCACCGCCGAAGAAACGAGTGAGGCAGTCGACTGGTACTACCCGAAGCGCATGCGGTTGTTCGAGGACTACCTGGCGCTGATCGAACGCGTGGGCAAGGAAGACGCGGACGCTGCCATCAAGGCGCGACCCCTGGAGCGAGGGCTCGCCAACGCCCTCACCTACACCAAGGGCTCGCTGGAGGGGCTCACCAAGGGCGGAGCCGCGGAGCTGCGCAAGAAGCGCGAGGCGGAGCTGAAGACCTGGATCGCGGCCGAGCCCGAGCGGCAGAAGCGCTTCGGAGAGGTCTTGCCGCGGCTCGAGCAGCACTTCGCCGAACGCAGGAAGTACCGCGAGCTCTCGTACGCGCTGAGCGAGCTCGAACGCATGGTGAGCCTGCTCGGCGCGGCGCACACCATCGTGCGCATGGCCGAGGAGCGGCCCAAGGCGGATGCCAAGCGCAAGCTCGACTACCAAGCGCGAAACTGGGCGCGGCTGGAACAAGAGCAGCAAGCATTGGAGAAGCGCTACTCGCGGAAGCTCGACGTCGCCGAACTCGAGCTGGCGCTCGCGCGCGTCGAAAGACAAGCTGATGACAACGCCAAAAAGCGGCTCCTCCCGATCTTCTTGGGCAAGGCAGCTCCGACCGAGAAGAACATTCAGTTCGCGGCCACACGCCTCTACAAGGAGACGAAGCTCGAGGACGCAAAAACGCGAGTGAAGCTGCTGAAGAGCGCCAAGCTCGCCGAGCTCGTGGCCAGTCGGGACCCGATCGTGCGCCTGGCCGTGGCGCTCCGCCCGCTGTTCAAGGAGCGGGATGATCACAACGACGCCGAGACTGGGGCGCTCTCGTTGATTCGCCCGCTCTACGTCGCAGCGCTCCGGGAGCACTCCAAGACGCCCATTGCGCCGGACGCCAACGGCACCCTGCGGGTGACCTACGGCACGGTGCGCGGCTACCGACCGACGCAGGGCGCGCCCATTTACACGCCGTTCACGACGCTGAAGGAGCTCGTCGCCAAGGCAACTACCGAGGAGCCGTTCGACGCTCCCCCTCGCCTGCTCGAGCTGGCGCGGGCGGGCAAACACGGTCCGTACGCGGACTCACGGGTCGGCGGCCTGCCGGTAGATTTCCTGGCGGACCTCGACATCACCGGGGGCAATAGCGGCTCGCCCACGCTGAACGCCCGCGGTGAGCTGGTGGGGCTGGCCTTCGACGGCAACTACGAGGCCATGGCCAGCGACTGGGTGTTCATGCCGGAGATCACCCGCAGCATCCACGTCGACGTTCGTTACATGCTCTGGGTGATGGACGCGGTCGACGGCGCCGATCACTTGCTCCGCGAGATGGGCAGGCAGCCTGCGCTCTGA
- a CDS encoding NAD(P)-dependent oxidoreductase, translating into MADLKGKTLFITGASRGIGKAIALRAARDGANITVVAKTAEAHPKLPGTVFSAVEEIEAAGGKGLACVTDIRFEDQVAEAVKRTVDAFGGIDILVNNASAISLTGTLDTPMKRYDLMHQINTRGTFLCSQACIPQLKLAKNPHILNLSPPLNMEARWFGPHVAYTMAKFGMSMCVLGMAEEFASDGIAVNALWPRTAIATAAVQNLLGGETSMERCRKPEIMSDAAYFILTRPSREFTGRFAIDEDLLRAAGVTDFDQYANTPGADLLPDFFV; encoded by the coding sequence ATGGCAGACCTCAAAGGCAAGACGCTCTTCATCACCGGCGCGAGCCGCGGAATCGGCAAGGCCATTGCGCTCCGAGCCGCCCGAGACGGCGCGAACATCACCGTGGTCGCAAAGACGGCGGAGGCCCACCCGAAGCTGCCCGGAACCGTCTTTAGCGCGGTCGAAGAGATCGAGGCGGCCGGCGGCAAGGGCCTGGCGTGTGTCACCGACATCCGCTTCGAGGACCAGGTCGCCGAGGCCGTGAAGCGCACGGTCGACGCCTTCGGCGGCATCGACATCTTGGTCAACAACGCCAGCGCCATCAGCCTGACCGGCACGCTCGACACGCCGATGAAGCGCTACGATCTGATGCACCAGATCAACACCCGCGGCACCTTTCTGTGCTCCCAGGCGTGTATCCCCCAGCTCAAGCTCGCCAAGAACCCGCACATCCTGAACCTGTCGCCCCCGCTCAACATGGAGGCGCGCTGGTTCGGCCCCCACGTTGCTTACACGATGGCGAAGTTCGGCATGAGCATGTGTGTGCTCGGCATGGCGGAGGAGTTTGCGAGTGATGGGATCGCCGTCAACGCACTCTGGCCTCGCACCGCCATTGCGACTGCGGCGGTGCAGAACCTGCTCGGCGGCGAGACGAGCATGGAGCGCTGCCGCAAACCGGAAATCATGTCGGATGCGGCGTACTTCATCCTGACGCGACCCAGCCGGGAGTTCACCGGTCGTTTTGCCATCGACGAAGATCTGCTGCGGGCCGCCGGGGTCACGGACTTCGACCAGTACGCGAATACACCGGGAGCCGACCTGCTCCCGGACTTCTTCGTCTGA